One window of Nocardia nova SH22a genomic DNA carries:
- a CDS encoding KasA/KasB family beta-ketoacyl-ACP synthase, translated as MTVSSRTRYRDVVVTSLAATTSIAGDVDSTWKGLLNGESGIDVLDDGFIDQFELPVRIGGHLKVVPSSALTRDETRRLSYVEQMALVLGREVWRNAGAPEVDPERLAVSIGTGLGGAEALIDVKDKMANGGYRRVSPLAVQMIMPNGAAAVVGLELGAKAGISTPVSACSSGSEAVANAWKSIVMGDADVVVTGGVEGSIQAVPIAAFTMMRAMSTRNDDPKRASRPFDTDRDGFVFGEAGAMMVLESEEHARARGATIHARLLGAGVTSDGFHLVAPDPDGKGAARAITRALQTAGLSKTDVGHVNAHATATPIGDTAEARAIASAVGAHASVYAPKSALGHSIGAVGALESVLTVLSIRDGVVPPTLNLENQDPDVDLDIVKGQARPGRIDYAVNNSFGFGGHNVSLSFGRY; from the coding sequence ATGACGGTTTCCAGCCGCACGCGTTACCGCGACGTCGTCGTCACCAGTCTTGCCGCGACCACGTCGATCGCGGGCGATGTCGACTCCACCTGGAAGGGACTGCTCAACGGTGAGAGCGGAATCGATGTGCTCGACGACGGATTCATCGACCAGTTCGAACTGCCGGTGCGGATCGGCGGGCATCTCAAGGTCGTTCCGTCCAGTGCGCTGACCCGCGACGAGACCCGCCGCCTGTCCTATGTCGAGCAGATGGCGCTGGTGCTGGGGCGCGAGGTGTGGCGCAACGCCGGTGCGCCCGAGGTCGACCCGGAGCGGCTGGCCGTCTCCATCGGGACCGGTCTCGGCGGCGCCGAGGCGCTGATCGACGTCAAGGACAAGATGGCCAACGGCGGTTATCGCCGGGTCAGCCCGCTGGCCGTGCAGATGATCATGCCGAACGGCGCGGCCGCCGTGGTGGGGCTGGAACTCGGTGCCAAAGCCGGTATCTCGACGCCGGTTTCGGCGTGTTCGTCCGGATCGGAAGCCGTGGCCAACGCCTGGAAGTCGATCGTGATGGGTGATGCCGATGTGGTCGTCACCGGCGGGGTCGAGGGTTCGATCCAGGCCGTGCCGATCGCCGCGTTCACGATGATGCGCGCGATGAGCACCCGCAACGACGATCCCAAGCGCGCCTCCCGGCCGTTCGACACCGACCGCGACGGTTTCGTCTTCGGTGAGGCCGGCGCGATGATGGTGCTCGAATCCGAGGAGCACGCTCGGGCCCGCGGCGCCACCATCCACGCCAGGCTGCTGGGCGCGGGCGTCACCTCCGACGGCTTCCACCTGGTGGCGCCCGATCCGGACGGTAAGGGCGCGGCGCGGGCCATCACCCGCGCGCTGCAGACCGCCGGTCTGTCGAAGACCGATGTGGGGCATGTGAACGCACATGCCACCGCGACGCCGATCGGCGACACCGCCGAGGCGCGCGCGATCGCGTCCGCGGTCGGCGCGCACGCTTCGGTGTACGCGCCGAAATCGGCGCTCGGACATTCCATCGGCGCCGTCGGGGCGCTGGAATCGGTGCTGACGGTGCTGTCGATCCGCGACGGCGTCGTCCCGCCGACCTTGAACCTGGAGAACCAGGACCCGGACGTCGACCTCGACATCGTCAAAGGCCAGGCCCGGCCGGGCCGGATCGACTACGCGGTGAACAACTCCTTCGGATTCGGCGGACACAACGTCTCGCTGAGTTTCGGACGCTACTGA